The following nucleotide sequence is from Populus trichocarpa isolate Nisqually-1 chromosome 11, P.trichocarpa_v4.1, whole genome shotgun sequence.
ATTATCCATTTAATTGCAGTGAATGATCCTGTCTGTTATGTTCTCAATTTCCtgactttgtaaaaaaatataatatcttcTTTGAAACTGAACCTACATGCTggaattttaacaaaaaaatacaccccaggaaacaaaaatcaatttatggCACTACAAATTTGCAATCTCGACTCAAAATCAACTACAAGAGAAACCCATTTGAGCTTTCCCTTTTACACAAAGTAATtagaattaaaggaaaaaaaaacaacaattctgaaaagaaaaaaaaaatgcccaaataatgaaggaaaaaaaaacaaaacaaaacatcaaaccTCAAGAGACCATCCACAACTTAAGAGACAATAAAGTGACAGATGAACATACGTAAACACAGAGAGAgctaaagagaaaaataatttaccgTTAGAATTACTGCAGACAGAAGTGAAAGATTAAGATGCTGAGGGCTTTGTAGGGTTGATGTTGTCGCTGAAAgctagaaattagaaattagaaatttcAAAGAGAAATAATGAGAGAACGGGTCCTTCACTAAACTAGATGCTGTGGGGGTCGTGGGCCAGGCCTTCGTGGCCCAATAACAGCCATGACTTTCTTTTTAAGTGAGAACAATGTTGTTTTTCCatagtaattaaatttaaaatttgttttatttttatttaaaaaaataaaatgataaatcgattttgtttagaaaaaaacaataataattttcattttaattaagtGTGTGGTTACattaatggttatttttaaagtatgtttttatttaaaaatatattaaaataatttttttattttttaaaatttatttttaatatagcttgatttaaaaatataaaaaagttaattaaaaataaaataaaaaattattaaaaagttttattaacagcaaaaacaaattgaataagatTGATTTACAAATTACATTGAAGGTGGACAAGAAGCCAATATTGGAGCGCGCAAGTAACTTCTCGAGTTGAAGATTCTCAGTTGAAAACAACAGACAACCCCCAGATCCCATCTCCAACTTTTCTTGGAAACCAATCAAGAATTAAGAAAACAGTAATCAAGAATCTGATGCGTGCCTTGCCTCCATTTCTCTAAAGTTCCAGATTCAACCTGTAGCCAAGAAAAATGAAACCCCACTTGGTAGAACCCAGAAATGTAGCCAATACCAGCTCAAGTTTATTCAATGATGGAATATCTAACTGTTGTAGCTTCTTAATCATACTTCTCTCTCCATgaataaacaagaaagaaaacccaTGAAAGAGCCAGAGCAATATCACCAACAACTAGTCTAGGCAAATCATGAGCCAGATCTTCAAGCTTCTGCTCGAAGTAAACTCTCCAAAAGGCCACTGAAACATGAAGCGAGGTACAACCTTTAGCAAAGAAAATTTGGAACTCTCTGTCCTTGACAAATGCTACCATAAACAAGAGGAACCCAATAGCAAATAAAAGCAACCCAGAAAAGGATTCGGAGGTTTGGATCAAGAGTTGGTCATGTGACGTCGACCCTTTAAGCTTTGTTGCTATTTcaatgccatgaccaaacacaGTGACCTCATTTgtgaaaaacatcattaaagCTCCACAAGTTAGAGCTATGACAGAATGAAGCATGCATACTAGAAAGAACCCAGATGATCCCATTTAATCAAGCACGAAAGGAACGCCTTTCCCCTCCCCTTTCTTTACCTCTATCTAGAAAAATGGTTCAGCACGACAAGATAAGGCCTTTGAACATAGCTCTCAGTGGAAACTACAAGAAAAGAGTAAAATGAACCCTATTGAAAGAGCCCTCAAacctattattttaaatgtgtGATCtcgaagaaagaaaattgaatcaaTGATCAAGATTCAAAGCCCAGGATTTTAGTGCAAGCCAAGACACCAAAACCAAGATAAACCCATTAatcaaagataatatttatggcTGTTTGTTTCATGTAaagttcagttttttcaaaatcaattttccaaacttttatatatttttttgtaggaaaagttttttaataaaaaatattggaaatggttttttatattttaaatggaaaaaattttctaaaaattgtgagaaaaaaaatattttattatttattaattatatcaaattttgtcTCATATTTTGAATgctatatagttttttattattttaatttttaattttatctctaaaaatttgatataatttgattttaaaatcaactttaattttattattatttgcttttttttatccttttctcaattgaaatttttttatttatcagatttggtttttatttttttaattgtatttattttatttaaaataatttataaaattataattgtttttaatttcattacctttcaactttt
It contains:
- the LOC7460819 gene encoding uncharacterized protein LOC7460819, translated to MGSSGFFLVCMLHSVIALTCGALMMFFTNEVTVFGHGIEIATKLKGSTSHDQLLIQTSESFSGLLLFAIGFLLFMVAFVKDREFQIFFAKGCTSLHVSVAFWRVYFEQKLEDLAHDLPRLVVGDIALALSWVFFLVYSWREKYD